The sequence TTGACAATCGCGGCATCGCTATCGCCGGCAAAAAGCACCTGCCCCTCAGCGGAGAGGGTCATGGCGATCCACACTTGGCTTTGGCAACCGGAGATCAGATTCTCCGGCTGGCGCTGCTGCTCAGTGAGTGGCGGCAATTGTGCACCCAGTTCAATTACATACAGGTATTTTTCTTCCCAATTCAAACAACGGGAAAAGTTACGAATCAACTTATCTTTATCGGGTAGACCAGCCATAACATGCTTCCTAAATAGGTAAAAAATACCCTTTGTACTTGACGTCGCAGGGGAGCCTTTGCTGCCGACCTGCACCGCCAATGACGTTGGGTATAGCCAGTTTGGTGCGACGATGTCGCGAACTGTAGAATCTTAGCCCAGCAATTTTTCGATCCGCTGTAGCCCTGCGACCAAGCGGTCAACTTCCTCGTGCGTATTATAGAGCGCCAATGATGCACGACACATGCTCGGCACGTTGTAGTGCGCCATCAGTGGCATAGCACAATGATGGCCGGTACGAATCGCTATGCCATATTGATCAAGGAAACTGCCCACATCATAGGCGTGATGCGGCCCCAGATTGAAAGCGATCACCCCCGCCCGCGCGCTAGGGCCATAGAGTGTCAGGCTCTTAATTTGGCTCAATTGCTCTAGCGCGTACTGCATCAGCGAGTGTTCATATTGCTGGATTTGCGCAAGGCCCAGCTCATTCACATAACTGATTGCCGCACCTAGCCCCATAATCCCTGCGGTATTCGGAGAACCCGCCTCAAACCGCCAAGGGGCATCAGCAAAGGTGGTGCCTTGGGTCAGGCTCACGGTTTTGATCATCGAACCGCCCCCTTCCCACGGCGGCATCTGCTGTAACAGTGCGCTTTTGCCGTAGAGAATACCAATGCCCGACGGCCCGTACAGTTTGTGTCCGGAGAAGACATAAAAATCGCAATCCAATGCCTGTACATCGACCTGTTGATGCATAACAGCCTGCGCCCCATCCACCAGCACCACCAATCCAGCGGCTTTGGCCTGAGCGACAATCTCTTGGATGGGATTCACCGTGCCCAGCACATTGGAGACGTGGGTGATCGCCAGCAACCGTGTGCTGTCATCAATCAAACCCGCCAGCGCATGGGGTTCCAACTCACCCGTGGCGGTCAACGGCCACACGCGGATTTCAACACCGAGATCTTTCGCCACCATCTGCCACGGCACGATATTGGCATGGTGCTCCATTTCGGTAATGATAATGCTGTCACCTGCCTTCAGGCAGTGACGACCATAACTGTTTGCCACCAGATTGATGGCCTCAGTGGTACCTTTGACGAAGACAATCTCTTCGACAGAGGCGGCATGAATAAAGTCCGCCACCTGACTGCGCACCGCCTCCATCTGCTGAGTCGCCTCGGCACTCAAGGTATGAATGCCACGATGCACCGCCGCATACCCCTCGCGGTAGAAGTTAAGTTCCCGGTCGATGACCCCTTGTGGCTTCTGCGCACTGGCGGCACTGTCCAGATAGGCCAGCGGCTGCCCGTTAACCTGACGACTGAGTAGCGGAAAATCGGCTCTTACCCGCTCAATGGGAAAACTCATCGCGACTCTCCCGCCAACCGGTCAGCAATCCGCGCTAACACCACTTTACGGATGGTTTCGCTGTGAATGGCTTCGGTTAGCTCTGCGGCAAAGGCAAAAATAATCATCTGCTGAGCATCAGCCTGATTGATGCCACGCGATTGCAGGTAAAACAGCTGCTCAGCATCAATGCGCCCGACCGTCGCCCCGTGGCTGCATTTCACATCATCGGCGTAAATTTCCAGCTGTGGCTTGGTATCTACCTCGGCCAACTTACTCAGCAGCAAGTTATTGTTGGTCATCTGTCCGTCGGTTTTTAGCGCATGTTGGGCCACTTTAATCATGCCGTTAAATACCGCCTTGCCTCGCTCACGCACGATGGTTTTGTGCAGTTGGCGACTTTCACAATACCCTTTGTTGTGCTCCAGATAGGTGCGGGTATCGCAGATTTCACGCCCAATGGGCAGTAACAGACTGTTGATGGATAAAGTTGCACCCTCGCCATTTAGCTGGGCACTGGTGTTGTGTCGGGTCAGCCCCGCACCTAACAAGAAACTGTAGCTGCGCGCTCGCGCATCACGGCTGAGCACGAGATCATTATGGGCGAAGTGGTAGCTCTCAGGGGTTTCAAACGCCAGTTTGTAATGGCTCAACTCCGCATTATCACCCAAAGTAATTGTGAGCCGCGCCCCAGTAAAATGCGGCTGTTGATTGAGGCTGACAAAATGCTCAATCACCTCCGCCTGCGCATTAGCCTCAACCGCCAAATGGTGGCGATAGTGGCTGGTGTTCAGCACCTCACTCCCCTGACCTGAGCTGATATGCAGCAGATAAAGCGGCTTATCACTCAGCTTCCCGCCGGGCAATCGAATGTGCAGGCTCTCTTGCGCCAAACTTTCGGTGAGATGTAGGAAGACTTCCGGCTGGATAGCGGCAGGAAACTGCGCATTTTCCGTCAGATGGGTGAGTTGATAAGGGCCGCAGTCGTTATCACTTAGCTCAGGTGCATATCTGCCATCAATGAAAACTAATCGATGGGCATCATGCGTCAATGACAATGCATCGCGCTGAGCAGCGGTGACAGTCGGGCCGCTGGCGAAACTGAAATGATGAGATAATAAGCGCTCTAGCGGCGTGTATTTCCACTCTTCATGTTTAATGCCGGGGAAGCCCAATGCCAGCACCTGCTGCCAATGTGCTGTTGCCTCGGCCCCCTTGCCACTTTCGCGCTGCTTAAACAACAGACCAAAATGTTTCAATGCATCAATACGTTGCTGCTCCAGCAGGCGTTGTTGTGCTGGAACACTCTGTTTTTCTGGTGTGTTACTGTTGGTCGGTAAGCCAGCCATAGCCTTGCTCCTCCAACTGTTTTACCAGTGTGAAATCACCGGATTTAATGATGCGGCCTTGATACAGCACATGCACAAAATCAGGTTTTACATAGTCGAGAATGCGCTGATAGTGCGTCACAATGATAAATGCGCGCTTCTCATTACGCAGCGAGTTCACACCATTGGCCACAATTTTCAATGCATCGATATCCAGCCCGGAGTCAGTTTCATCCAGAATGCATAAAGAGGGTTCCAGTGCCGCCATCTGCAAGATATCGTTACGTTTTTTCTCGCCGCCAGAGAACCCCACATTGACTGAGCGGGTCAGCAAATCAGCAGGCATTTTGAGTAACTCAATTTTTTCTTCGATGAAATCTGAGAAATCAAAACGGTCCAAAGGCTCTTGCTGGCGGTATTTACGTACTGCATTAACAGCCGTTTGCAGGAAGAAATGGTTACTGACGCCAGGAATTTCTACCGGATATTGGAAGGCCAGAAATACCCCTTCGCCCGCACGGTCTTCCGGCGCTAATTCCAGCAAATCTTTGCCCTTAAAGGTCACACTACCCTCAGTAACTTCATACTCTTCACGCCCCGCCAACGCGGCGGATAAGGTGCTTTTCCCCGAGCCGTTCGGCCCCATAATGGCGTGCACTTCACCGGGTTTGATCTCCAGATCCAAACCTTTCAGAATCTCGTTACCTTCAACACTGACTTTCAAATTCTTGATGCTTAACATAGGTTTCCTTGGTGCGCAAAACGCTGCGAATGCTTATTCAACTCATGCTTAACCGACACTGTGTTCTAGGCTAATCGCCAACAATTTCTGCGCTTCGACAGCAAATTCCAGCGGTAATTCAGAGAACACATCTTTACAGAAACCGTTAACAATCATTGAGATGGCATCATCTTCGCTGATACCGCGTTGCAAGCAATAAAACAGTTGGTCGTCGCCAATTTTTGAGGTGGTCGCTTCGTGTTCCAATTGTGCTGAATTATTGCGCACCTCCACATACGGGAAGGTATGCGCACCGGAATTCGGGCCAATCAGCATTGAGTCACATTGCGTGAAGTTACGGGCATTATCCGCACCGGGTAGAATTTTGACCAAGCCACGATAGGTGTTTTGGCTGTGTCCGGCAGAGATCCCTTTGGCGATAATGGTTGATTTGGTGTTTTTGCCAATGTGGATCATCTTGGTGCCAGTATCCGCCTGTTGGTAGCCGTTGGTCAGCGCCACTGAGAAGAATTCGCCGATTGAGTTATCGCCCTGCAAAATCACACTCGGGTATTTCCATGTAATGGCAGAGCCGGTTTCAGATTGGGTCCACGACATTTTCGACCCTTCACCTTCACACAATGCGCGCTTGGTCACAAAGTTGAGGATACCGCCAGTGCTCTCAGTCCCGGCAAACCAGTTCTGAACCGTGGAGTATTTCACTTCGGCATTTTTGTGCAAAATGACTTCAACCACGGCGGCATGTAGCTGGTAAGTGTCACGTACAGGCGCGGAACAGCCCTCAATATAGCTGACATAGCTGCCTTCGTCGGCAATCAAAATAGTGCGCTCGAACTGCCCAGTCTTGGCGGCATTGATCCGGAAGTAGGTGGATAACTCCATCGGGCAGCGCACCCCTTTTGGCACATAAACAAAGGTGCCATCAGACGCCACCGCCGCATTTAGCGCGGCAAAAAAGTTATCTTTCGCTGGCACCACAGACCCCAGATACTTGCGTACCAGATCCGGATACTCCTGAATAGCTTCGCCAAATGAACAGAAAATAATCCCCTGCTCAGCCAACTTGCCGCGATAGGTGGTCGCTACAGATACTGAGTCAAAAATGGCATCAACCGCCACCTCGGCCCCTTCTCGCACTGGCACGCCAAGCTGGGCAAACGCCGACTCTACCTCAGCGGTCAGGTATTCATTCTCTGCCGACGACTGCTGCACCGCACCCGGTTGTGAATCACAGCTATCATCACAGCTACCGCAGGAGGGCGCAGAGTAGTAGCTATAATCCTGATAATCCAAGCTCTTATAGTGGGCTTTCAGCCAGTGCGGCTCTTCCATCTCTAGCCAACTGCGATAAGCGCCGAGACGAAACTCCAGCATCCATTCAGGTTCATTACGTTTCGCTGAAATGGCGCGGATGACATCTTCATTGATGCCTTTCGCTAGCTCATCGGTCGCCAACTGGGTAAAAAAACCTTCTTTATAGCGACCCTCGCTGACCCAAGCCTGCACATCATCTGGAACTTCTACATTGCTTCGTGTCATTTCGTTTACATCGCTCAAACGCCAAAACTCTCGCCACACCCACAGGCATGTTGAGCTTTAGGATTATTAAATTTGAAGATCTGGTTTAGCCCTTCGCGGACGTAATCCACCTCGGTGCCATCAATAAATGGCATCGCTTTCAATGGCACGTAGAGTCTGGCGCTACCTTGTTCAAACACCAGACAGTCGTCGGCGGGTTCTTTCGCCATATCCATAACATAGGCGAACCCAGCACAACCGGACTGCTTGACCCCGAGCTGCAAACCTTTCACTTGCGGGTCTTGTTGCATCAGCCGTGTGATTTGCGCGGCAGCACTGTCTGTTATCGTCACGCCTTGCCAGACATTCTCATCAAGTGAAAATGTGCCGACGGATTCCTGTTGCATATGCCCTACCTTATGTTTCTCAATCACCCATTGACTTTGGGTATAGTCCATTTCAGGTTAACAATTTGCTGGCTGATTATGAGTGAATCAACACAGAATGTTCACAATGGTAGTGATAATAATTATCACTTCAACCGTTTGTTTTGCAGGGATATTAAGAAAAGTGCCGTTTTGACCTCGAATGAGGCGGCAACGAATAAGCATGCT comes from Yersinia mollaretii ATCC 43969 and encodes:
- the sufE gene encoding cysteine desulfuration protein SufE translates to MAGLPDKDKLIRNFSRCLNWEEKYLYVIELGAQLPPLTEQQRQPENLISGCQSQVWIAMTLSAEGQVLFAGDSDAAIVKGLVAVVFILYQGLTPQQIVSLDVRPFFADLALSQHLTPSRSQGLEAMIRAIRAKAAALSAS
- the sufS gene encoding cysteine desulfurase SufS encodes the protein MSFPIERVRADFPLLSRQVNGQPLAYLDSAASAQKPQGVIDRELNFYREGYAAVHRGIHTLSAEATQQMEAVRSQVADFIHAASVEEIVFVKGTTEAINLVANSYGRHCLKAGDSIIITEMEHHANIVPWQMVAKDLGVEIRVWPLTATGELEPHALAGLIDDSTRLLAITHVSNVLGTVNPIQEIVAQAKAAGLVVLVDGAQAVMHQQVDVQALDCDFYVFSGHKLYGPSGIGILYGKSALLQQMPPWEGGGSMIKTVSLTQGTTFADAPWRFEAGSPNTAGIMGLGAAISYVNELGLAQIQQYEHSLMQYALEQLSQIKSLTLYGPSARAGVIAFNLGPHHAYDVGSFLDQYGIAIRTGHHCAMPLMAHYNVPSMCRASLALYNTHEEVDRLVAGLQRIEKLLG
- the sufD gene encoding Fe-S cluster assembly protein SufD, translated to MAGLPTNSNTPEKQSVPAQQRLLEQQRIDALKHFGLLFKQRESGKGAEATAHWQQVLALGFPGIKHEEWKYTPLERLLSHHFSFASGPTVTAAQRDALSLTHDAHRLVFIDGRYAPELSDNDCGPYQLTHLTENAQFPAAIQPEVFLHLTESLAQESLHIRLPGGKLSDKPLYLLHISSGQGSEVLNTSHYRHHLAVEANAQAEVIEHFVSLNQQPHFTGARLTITLGDNAELSHYKLAFETPESYHFAHNDLVLSRDARARSYSFLLGAGLTRHNTSAQLNGEGATLSINSLLLPIGREICDTRTYLEHNKGYCESRQLHKTIVRERGKAVFNGMIKVAQHALKTDGQMTNNNLLLSKLAEVDTKPQLEIYADDVKCSHGATVGRIDAEQLFYLQSRGINQADAQQMIIFAFAAELTEAIHSETIRKVVLARIADRLAGESR
- the sufC gene encoding Fe-S cluster assembly ATPase SufC — encoded protein: MLSIKNLKVSVEGNEILKGLDLEIKPGEVHAIMGPNGSGKSTLSAALAGREEYEVTEGSVTFKGKDLLELAPEDRAGEGVFLAFQYPVEIPGVSNHFFLQTAVNAVRKYRQQEPLDRFDFSDFIEEKIELLKMPADLLTRSVNVGFSGGEKKRNDILQMAALEPSLCILDETDSGLDIDALKIVANGVNSLRNEKRAFIIVTHYQRILDYVKPDFVHVLYQGRIIKSGDFTLVKQLEEQGYGWLTDQQ
- the sufB gene encoding Fe-S cluster assembly protein SufB; this translates as MTRSNVEVPDDVQAWVSEGRYKEGFFTQLATDELAKGINEDVIRAISAKRNEPEWMLEFRLGAYRSWLEMEEPHWLKAHYKSLDYQDYSYYSAPSCGSCDDSCDSQPGAVQQSSAENEYLTAEVESAFAQLGVPVREGAEVAVDAIFDSVSVATTYRGKLAEQGIIFCSFGEAIQEYPDLVRKYLGSVVPAKDNFFAALNAAVASDGTFVYVPKGVRCPMELSTYFRINAAKTGQFERTILIADEGSYVSYIEGCSAPVRDTYQLHAAVVEVILHKNAEVKYSTVQNWFAGTESTGGILNFVTKRALCEGEGSKMSWTQSETGSAITWKYPSVILQGDNSIGEFFSVALTNGYQQADTGTKMIHIGKNTKSTIIAKGISAGHSQNTYRGLVKILPGADNARNFTQCDSMLIGPNSGAHTFPYVEVRNNSAQLEHEATTSKIGDDQLFYCLQRGISEDDAISMIVNGFCKDVFSELPLEFAVEAQKLLAISLEHSVG
- the sufA gene encoding Fe-S cluster assembly scaffold SufA — translated: MQQESVGTFSLDENVWQGVTITDSAAAQITRLMQQDPQVKGLQLGVKQSGCAGFAYVMDMAKEPADDCLVFEQGSARLYVPLKAMPFIDGTEVDYVREGLNQIFKFNNPKAQHACGCGESFGV